Within the Amyelois transitella isolate CPQ chromosome 3, ilAmyTran1.1, whole genome shotgun sequence genome, the region GATCGATACAATTCAAATCGGGTGCAGTTCTAGAATAATACTTCTTTGTTAATATCTGATCACTCTGGTATCAGCTGATATCTAGAAGCAGTTCAACCATTACCCACGATCATGGTCACAGGCGGACATCAGGATCCTCTACACAGAGGTGAAGACACAACCAGGACTAAACGTCAGGAGGGCAATGAAGAGCAAGTACTTACGATCAATCTAtcgatattttacaaaaaggcACAATCAGATAATAAACAGGATATCCTTATGACTAAAAACTTTGAATTGATAAAGggcataaaatatataactcaTGAAGAAAGTAGGTAggcatacctacctacttagtatAGGTTCGTACTTGTTTGTATTTTCCTACACTCGAAAAGTTCGATAGAATAGAAAGTTATGATGAAAGCACCTTTatccaatttatatttaatccaattattgagtatatttttctattttaaaagcttttaggTACCAAAAtggttaataattttaatcattattgaTAGTTTTGGTTTGTGTCAGACAGGTACTAGTAGCCGATTGTGTAAACATTGCCGAATTTTTGCAAAGCGTAAGCGTTCATTTAAGAGCATGATATGATGAGAGAGAATTAACAACTGGAACAAGTGATGAATtcagaataaaacaaacattccATTTAAGATAACAGTAGGAAAACAtgtttataggtacctacacgtGAAGATAAATTCACTATCAAGAATgattcatttcatttcttaTTCTGCGAAGTTTTCTGTCCAGAACTGAGGCAGCAATTACTGGGAATTAATTTGACCTCTGCACAATTAAGACGGTTAACTGCAAGACCCTGCACATGTAGATATAGATAGTCCGCTACAAGAAgctaatataaaacacaagtGATGTTGTCGACTTGTTGATCAATGTTGTTATTGAATTATATAAAGATACTACAAGTACCTATAAAGAGTCGTGTTATGTATAGGGACATGATGACATCTTGTTAatggttttataaattttaaaacttgatGGCACCACTGCCCGGGCTTAGTTTTACaatgatttgaaaaaaattgagatttaaactGTATCTTTTTGATTATTTGGTACCCAATAAATCGGCCAATTATGATGAAATgttgatatttgtttattgtgaatttcaatttgaatataaagGAACGAGAAGAAACCAAACGaacctttaaaattaattttcgtAATGAATTGTACTAGTTTACAAAACTTCACCGGAACAAAAAAAGGAGTGAAAATATTAAGATCACCGATAGATATGATCCTATGTACCTATGGCGTGTTATGCTCAATATAGTGGCAATTTAGTAAGGAAGTCCTTATACTTCTTACTTCAAtcgatattttaaattgttattttaaatgaagatTCATTATGATTACCTTGAACATTTATCAGTGCGTATCTAATCAAACTGAGAGACTTATCTCATTGCTAAATGATATCATTGAAAACAAAGCAAAATCATGGCTCTATGGAATCGTAACCAACATGTAGGATTTtacagtttaataaaaattgtatcaaCTGAAATTAAGATAGCttcatttgaaattttaaaagtgaGTATCTAtcatatctataaaaattgaaattaaatataatttcaatttctatGATGACATGCACCTAATGTATGATCATTTACAAAGCAGATAAAGGTACATTGGCCATTTACTTGGCTTACTTGttgtagttttaagtaattaatttaattgtcatctatctattaaatttatttctttctgagatgaaactttatttcaaactAAACGCTAATATACATTACatgaaaatcttatttttctgTGACAAATTCAGGACAGTTGACTTTGAAGCTAAGGAGAacatgtttgtattttatcaaCCCTtgcttaaaacaaaaaatcccGTTTATTTCCAGGAATGTAGGCAAATCCTTTCTAAGTGGATGTCTAAGTTACCATGATGTAATGGTTACTTAGCCTAAAAGATTTTGTAGTTGAGTATGCGtttaaatatcaatcaaaATGCTCCTTCATCATCAGTCACCTTTGCGTTTTAATATTGGTAGACTTGGTAACAAAAGATATAACATAAGTGTTATTCAAATCCTCTGGAATTATTGAGACCATTCATTTTAAGATCATATAGGCACAAAATGGCCATGTAAGAGCAGCTTTcccattttgataaataatataagaaataggCCATAGTGGTATTACcacaatgaaaaaatatgtaacaaactaacatgtaaaattaaaacaattaagtagCAAAATTGTTGCTTGTACTCAAGAGTTGAAACTGAAAAATGTGGTCTTTGCTTACTTCCGAGAAAGAAGTGTGATTTATGTGTTACACTCTGTGCTCAAGATGAACATACgcttgatatatttttattaattctaagATAGCGATAGATTCGAGTTCAATGACAGCTCTTATCACAGTTCACACTATCAGGGTTATATTGGCGACACAACAGCTAGCGTTCCCAAAGTACAATTAACGACAACAAAGACGGCTTGACGTCAGGAATGGCATGGCTTGACATATCACGAGGATCGCCATTATACACACTATTATAGCATTACTCTAAACCCTctaatttgatattaatttaacttccattattttcattatctcTGCTGACATAACATTAAGAACAACTAACTCGTTTTACAATGTCACCGTATTATGAGCAAGGAAATTATAGGCACCGCGTTGGCAGACCATTGTAGAGGAATAATATGGTACCTACCACTTTTCTGAAAACAGTTTCCGTATAGAGTCATCCGGCAATCACAATATATAGATAGTACCTTGCTAATTTGCAGCAAACTTcgtattataaaagttataaaggCAATAAAAACCTGATGATTTACTAGCCTATTCATATAACCGTAATCATCTAGGTATATGTTACTTTCAACATCATTTAACtttcaacaaaatattacttttgtaaaaattaatagagTCATAGAGGTACCTTAGTATTAAGATACAATAATTATCTAACGTTCagtacaaatttaattaggaagttaaatatttgtataatgaTTAGATTGTTGGAGACTGCTGCTTGTTTACTGAAGTCGTACAACAATTCTTAAATATCCCTAATGACGAATTCGGTACATGCCATTGCTTAATCTATGGCCTATGCATATACCTAGTACAAACAAATAGCAAAAGAACAACATCGGCCTAGTTTATGTGCATCGATAAAGATATCTATGATACCGTCTAATGATTGCAAAAGAGCATGGCAATTCGGCGTTCCCCAACGCTCAGGTTTCCAGGACAAAGACCCAGAAACTCGAATCACTGTTGTCACTCGAGGCCTTAATTGCCGCATCTATTTGCTTACTATTAAGATAtgatactttattatatttatcacgTGGAATAGGCAGGCATACTGTGTCATGGTTTACTTAcgttacttatatataaaccaGTATCGCCCCCAttataacaaaagtattttctaCATACGAGTGTCTTAGGGCCGTTCAGatcgtaaaagtcaatcatttttatgtatgtttggacGTACGTATTGTATGGACCTATGATTACTAACATGTGGAGACTGcataattatttcatcatcatcatgcTTTTTTTCTGCACTAAACGCATCCTTTCTATACGTCTTCGATAAACATCTTGTGTATTGTTTAATGCTTGGATAGATAGTCACAAACATTATTCTATTCAGAAATGGTTATCAGATTTAGTTGAAAGGAGGCAAATAGGTAATAGGTATACACAACTCTTCCTAGTTACAAAATGTTTGGATGTAAGATGTGGTATATCGATAGTTCATGAATGAATAGGccatgaataatatttttgacttacGTACTCGTACGCACTTTACTGTTTTGttgaaagatatattttagttCAATTTTCGAACTGAGTTCTGTGTaagttaagtttaaataaatattaagataTCTTGCATTCAAATTAGAtaagtacaaaaattaaaaaattgcgCTAGTTTTTACCCAACCGCGACAGAAAGAAGGTAAGTTAAGTCTCGAGTgtattaattgaattttattaccaaagttacataaaataagtaagCGAGCTGATGGCTTGGCTAGTTGCTCGTCTCGGTTGCAACATTATTTTGCTTCGTTATCTTCATATGCATAGATATAGTTACCTACTTTCGTCCCTTATCATTGCATGCGTACAACAATTTCGTGATGCCAACTAGAAAGGTTGATACTAACTATGATAAACTTTTGTAAACATTCTATCACCCGAATATGCAGCCATTCGTTAAAGCGCAAGGGTGCAACATCTCAAAGGAAAtttcctaataaaaaaaaataaggctgactcacattaattaaaaaaagaattattcagatttctgtaAGTACCTTACCTGTGAGTTACCTAGACtagaaaaacagaaataataaGGCAAGATCCTACTCccgatataattatttacttattctaAAGAGATGAAGACCCATCgctctcaaaaaaaaaatttaaacaaaacaataggCCATTTAAacctcatacatacatataatcacgtctatatcccttgcggggtaggcagagccaaccgtAGAATGAATTAGCGGATTAAGAAAGTAGTAAAGaccatattaaattttttacttgAGTGCTTAACATAGGACAACAAGACAGACATACTTGATCATTTTGGATTTATCCTTATTCAACacagaatttattttaatagaatacaattatttttcagaTTCAGCTGTTGCGCGGTCGTGGCATGGTTGTGTATAACATGCGCCCAAGGAGATTCCAACCCCATGGAGGTTCTCTCACCTAAGCTAACGCACTGCAGTCACGAAAGAGCTTACGATATGTATGGGGCTTATTGCGCTGGTCTGCGTCTGAACAAGATTCCAAGTTTGAAGAGCGGCATCGAGGTAGGATCAGCcctattatttacatttgctTAAGCTTATTCTCTCCCTTCTTTATCACTTTGGTTAATCTCGAATAAACTCTATAGAGGGAATAATATACGTTTATTAGGTATCGTGACCGGTCGTAACACGTTACCGCTTGTGGCCCTCTATACTCACCTATTTATTTCCTTTACCTTGTCAACGTTCATGAATAAGCCAAGATCATCTCCTTTTAACTGATAATTTTTAGAGCAGGAGCACGTTaggttaggtacctacctactaggCTGACGAAGGAAACCTAATTTACCTACAGTCAATTGTGTTAATCAACCTAAGGTCAGGATCATTTAAACGccaataaaatttcatgacTAACATGGCTACTTATGAGATGATAACAAACTCACTCTTTATATGGATGTACCAATAAGAAATTAGACCTAAATTACTTATcacttaaaacatttttatgatttcaGATCTTGGACTTCAGTGACAACAGATTATACGAAATCCTGACCGATACGCTGTCCAGTtactcaaatataaaatacctcTACTTGACTGAAAACCAAATATACCGCATTGACAAGGATGCTTTCGACTCTCTACCGTACCTGCAAAGTTTGGACCTCTCAAACAACGTCATACTGGAATTACCAAATTCTATTTTCCAATTACCATCCTTGCGCAACctttatttgaaaaacaatCCATTGCTTCACATGAGTATAAGTAATTTACATCTCAGTAGACCAATAAAAGCTCCTTTAGAACTGCTAGATATATCTAATTGCAAACTAGAGATCTTACCGAACTGGGGGACCCTGCCACATTTAGTGCACTACAACGTTTCGTATAATCCTCTGATGTCGCTTGAAGCGCAACAATTCGCTGCAATGTGCAACTTGAAGAAAATTGATCTAACGAAATCTATTgaagtaattaatttgtgtaaaataaaaaccgcTGTCTCCTGGTATCAATACAAATCGATTAATTTCATATTGGATTCGGATGACtacaaaaaacttaattccGATGGTTTGTATAAGTAATTTCACCCAATTGTTTTATGGACATTGAGTTACgtaaaatttgatattaaatttgtttaattccTTTGCAGAGTTTCATAGGTGTTCCACAAACGATACTTACTTGGAAGTTCTCAACGTGACGTATGTGAGATGTAAGGATATGTATTCAAAGGTACGTTTTGCATTACGTCGTACGTTACGTCTTCCAATTAAGTCTATGGGTCAATAATCATTTAGCAATAAAAGAACTTCGATTCTGTAGTTTGGAATATTGTTGAACAATCCGAAGTCTATTCCAAACTGAAAGTACGCAATAAATTCTTtggtaacaataaaatatagttaggtatatacaaaaaatcttAAACTAGGTTACACGCAGTGTCGACTAAGTGTGGCGCGAAACATATGTCAGCAGGTAAAGCTTGCTTCATCCATATACAGAATGCCACacatacattttacatacctacatgatACGATAATATTTAAGCTACCTAATCTAAAAATACTGTTCTCGCGTTGTGTTAATTATTCCttcatacattaaaatttaaaatacaactaATAGATATGCCCAAACTTACAGCGAACTTAACATTAGGTACATAAAAGGttggtatttttctttacgAGTATGGtcaaataatacctacttacttaaaatttactaCTTTGGGATATACTCGTACAACAAACGTCCACAAAAATTCTGATGAATTACATCCCAATATTAATCAAGATATTCGGCCCCTTCAAAGGaatatgcatataatcacgtgtagatcgcttgcggggtagacagagccaactgttttaaagtctgaaaggccgcgttcagctttatatgagaactagctgttgcccgcgacttcgtacgcgtggaagagTCTGTCGTGGTTATTCTCCGTTGTATGCTGTACATAGTGTTatcataaatgtatttttgtacaaacttatttttgacgtactgtttttttatccaaaattataaaacacccAATCAAATCTTTTCCACATCTGTTGTTTAATACATAAGCAATTTAAATTTCCCTATGCTTATAaggtcattatttttttattggtatctcagatagttaaataaatagatgggTAACATAACGCATGATAAATAACGCTGATCATAATACACTGATATCCatataaataccaaatatACCAATTATCTAATAGGGAAAAGCAGAAACAGTATTCCTCTTTGCGAAGAAcctttttaaaactacattcATGGTTGTAGCATCACGTGAAAATCCCGCTGTAACTAATTCGCGCAGTCAGTGACCAAGACTGGAACTCATAACTATATATTGTCTGTTCTACATGCATTTGCCGTAATTTCTAAATAATGCCGTAATATCTAATAAACAAAACCCAATGAGAGTGAGTTAACTTGCGCGACAAAACGACatcgggtcttcccatactccctAAGGGGAGTCGGAGTGATTggtcaggtcaggtcaaacATCGCTGCCTgcgactgtaggcaggtcgatggggcggccgtggcGGCCTGGGTCTTTACGTCttcactgggagttcccattgaaggcagcgaggggagggtttcacccgacggtccggagggcgggcgtggagTGGCGCGATGCCGCGTAGGTTagctgtgtgatgacgcgtccgccctctcgaacatgaaatcatcaaatgacctctcccgctgtGGGTGGAaaggaagggagtgtcagacttttactgactaaaacccacctcgttccttcagttgccctttgctttccggggccacggtatctcgttagaactttcccgcagccccggctcagtttatcccgtttcccccccttgggggttgacatttcaaaaatcccttcttagtgctcacttatgttactaaaggaacctctgttcaaaatctcagactcctataccgagcggtttcggctgtgcgttaataaatcagtcacccaatcgcaccccctaaatcaccattggagggtagtttgaaaaaacttataatgtcaaacatatttacttgcctatgtacgtgttcatgccaagtttaaagtttataaacccaaggaataagatttttcatagaaacgtttttaccccttttcccccccttgggggttgaatttccaaaaatcctttcttagtgctcccctacatatcccaaggaacctacattccaaatttcagctgtctacgaccagtagtttcgactgtgcgttgtctgtcagtcagtcactcagtaacggaagagttttatatatatagattgagattcaaattcttaatgacaggttgctagcccatcgcctataggAGGAcacccaagattataagcctatctcttagtcgcctttttagacatccatgggaaagatatgaagtggttctattctaaagtgcgggaaccacacggcacctatcATGACAAAGTCGattaaaaactgtttttacAGTTCCAGAGCGTGCACACCGCCCGTCGTACATGGCTGACAGTGACCGGCGGGCTCGCCGGCTTCCTTGTCGGCTTCATGCTGCTCCTCTACCTGATGCATCGGCACAACGTGGCCCAGACCAAGACCCCAGCGGAGAAGATCAAGAAGATTGTGCCCAAGAACGACAGCGATAGACACGCGGCCGTGCCGATCCTCAATAACGATGGCGGTTCTTCTACAGTTTGATTCACTATGGTTTAAGTTTAGTCggtttttatagaaaaatggTTGTGTGCTTCGAACCTTATTCGGGTATTTTACGTCATTTTTGGGCATTCGGGTATTGTAAATTTGGGTTTTTAGCCTAGATCGTTAAAGATCTAAGAACGACCTATTGTCAAAATAGACTAAAAGTGGCCCAGACGGAATGTTTACAATATGCCATCAGATCTATAAATCTCGATGTCTTTTCTTTGATCACGCTAAATTATGAAGAATAATGTTATAGAAGagatagtttttaaaaaatatgcaggATTTAGACTGGGCGCGCCCTTGTCATACCAACTTGATTTGTGATATACATATCTACCtaccctttttttttatttgcctcATTGCCAAATAGTCTTTTGGGCCGACGTATtttggaacaaaaaattatacttgtaAATTCacctcaaaaaaaaattattgctttGCACTTTCTTATGAAATAGTCATATCATAGGCCGGTTGGGTCAACTATTTAGTTGAAGTATGATTCTAAACTAAATGCACGATACCTAAGTTTCAAACACCAAAGAGGGGTAGTCTATTGTTTACTTATAGTCTAATAGATTTTTTAGATCTGATATTATTAGATTTCTTAGTATTAAGGCACTTTGTTGAAAAATCTATAGGATGGTATTTTACTAGTCTAGGTCGATATTAAGAAGGTACGTGCTAAACCTCTACTATAAGTCTTGAGTAATGCAAAACGTAGACCAAACACAATAATTGTGTGAATTATCTTAATAAATTGTCATGAACATAAGGTAGAACCTATTTATTTCTATCCCAATATAATGATTAGCTCACATTTATTTTGGTTAATTCTCATAAATAAAGGGCTTccaaagtttttcttttttttcaatttataaaacaatataaaatccGTCCGCGAGCTTTGTCTGTCTCTTTTGGAATCTAGGACATTTGGTTATAGTTTTAACGCATTTGATATCTTccattatatttactttaagaGGCTTATAAAGGCTGActagatttataaatttgtgtttATGCCTATGTGTACAATGTCCTTTTTGCCAATATAAATGggacaaatatatttactttgagaccaaagatttaaatattatctaacccaattttttttaagaaagttTTGAGATCTTGTGATTAATTTTCCTCGTACGTAAGATTTCCTGTAGGTTTttcatacataatttttattgcaaataacATTTActctgtatatttattaaaaacgaaTAAACAAAGAAGAAACGTGCAagaattttttcaaattaatggcAACTGCTGCCTATACCACAAGGTAGGAtcttatactttttat harbors:
- the LOC106137835 gene encoding tsukushi — translated: MYRFSCCAVVAWLCITCAQGDSNPMEVLSPKLTHCSHERAYDMYGAYCAGLRLNKIPSLKSGIEILDFSDNRLYEILTDTLSSYSNIKYLYLTENQIYRIDKDAFDSLPYLQSLDLSNNVILELPNSIFQLPSLRNLYLKNNPLLHMSISNLHLSRPIKAPLELLDISNCKLEILPNWGTLPHLVHYNVSYNPLMSLEAQQFAAMCNLKKIDLTKSIEVINLCKIKTAVSWYQYKSINFILDSDDYKKLNSDEFHRCSTNDTYLEVLNVTYVRCKDMYSKFQSVHTARRTWLTVTGGLAGFLVGFMLLLYLMHRHNVAQTKTPAEKIKKIVPKNDSDRHAAVPILNNDGGSSTV